From the Streptomyces sp. KMM 9044 genome, one window contains:
- a CDS encoding cation diffusion facilitator family transporter, protein MSASGGTKAIVAALAANAAIAVAKFVAYLFSGSSSMLAESVHSVADASNQALLLVGGKRAKRQATPQHPFGYGRERYIYAFLVSIVLFSVGGLFALYEGYEKIKDPHDLDHWYWPVGVLVFAIIAETFSFRTAIKESNAVRGERSWKEFVRHAKAPELPVVLLEDLGALVGLVLALGGVGMALLTGDSVWDGIGTLCIGVLLILIAVVLALETKSLLLGEAAGAEETRKIEAAVVDGDTVTRIIHMRTLHIGPEELLVAAKIAVRHDDTATEIAAAIDAAESRIREAVPIARVIYLEPDIYSETEAARGADAAASPGGPAPTEH, encoded by the coding sequence ATGAGCGCGTCAGGCGGCACCAAGGCGATCGTTGCGGCACTCGCCGCCAACGCCGCGATCGCGGTAGCGAAGTTCGTGGCGTATCTCTTCAGCGGCTCCTCGTCGATGCTCGCCGAATCCGTGCACTCCGTCGCCGATGCCAGCAATCAGGCCCTGCTGCTGGTCGGCGGCAAGCGGGCCAAGCGGCAGGCCACTCCGCAGCACCCCTTCGGCTACGGTCGCGAGCGCTACATCTACGCCTTCCTCGTCTCCATCGTGCTGTTCTCGGTCGGCGGCCTGTTCGCCCTCTACGAGGGCTACGAGAAGATCAAGGACCCGCACGACCTGGACCACTGGTACTGGCCGGTCGGCGTCCTGGTCTTCGCGATCATCGCCGAGACCTTCTCCTTCCGCACGGCCATCAAGGAGTCCAACGCGGTACGCGGCGAGCGCTCCTGGAAGGAGTTCGTCCGCCACGCCAAGGCTCCCGAGCTGCCGGTCGTCCTCCTGGAGGACCTCGGCGCCCTCGTCGGCCTCGTCCTCGCCCTCGGCGGTGTCGGCATGGCACTGCTCACCGGCGACAGCGTCTGGGACGGCATCGGCACCCTCTGCATCGGCGTCCTGCTGATCCTGATCGCCGTGGTCCTCGCACTCGAGACGAAGTCGCTGCTGCTCGGCGAGGCCGCGGGCGCCGAGGAGACCCGGAAGATCGAGGCCGCCGTCGTCGACGGTGACACCGTCACCCGCATCATCCACATGCGGACCCTCCACATCGGCCCCGAGGAACTGCTGGTCGCCGCGAAGATCGCCGTACGGCACGACGACACGGCCACGGAGATCGCCGCCGCCATCGACGCCGCCGAGTCCCGCATCCGCGAGGCCGTCCCGATCGCCCGTGTGATCTACCTGGAGCCCGACATCTACAGCGAGACCGAGGCCGCCAGGGGCGCCGACGCCGCAGCCAGCCCCGGAGGCCCCGCACCGACGGAGCACTGA
- the ahcY gene encoding adenosylhomocysteinase encodes MTTVDTRQDFKVADLSLAAFGRKEITLAEHEMPGLMAIRKEYAEAQPLAGARVTGSLHMTVQTAVLIETLTALGAQVRWASCNIFSTQDHAAAAIAVGPNGTPENPQGIPVFAWKGETLEEYWWCTEQALTWPGTSTGGPNMILDDGGDATLLVHKGVEYEKDGKVPPVDTAESDEHRVILELLTRTVSESPQKWTQLASEIRGVTEETTTGVHRLYEMHRDGTLLFPAINVNDAVTKSKFDNKYGCRHSLVDGLNRATDTLIGGKTAVVCGYGDVGKGCAESLRGQGARVIITEIDPICALQAAMDGYQVTTLDEVVDKADIFVTTTGNKDIIMASDMAKMKHQAIVGNIGHFDNEIDMAGLARTPGIVKDEIKPQVHTWTYPDGKVLIVLSEGRLLNLGNATGHPSFVMSNSFADQTLAQIELFTKPDEYPTGVYVLPKHLDEKVARLHLDALGVKLTTLRPEQAEYIGVTVEGPYKSDHYRY; translated from the coding sequence ATGACGACTGTCGACACCCGACAGGACTTCAAGGTCGCCGATCTCTCCCTGGCCGCCTTCGGCCGCAAGGAGATCACTCTGGCCGAGCACGAGATGCCGGGCCTGATGGCGATCCGCAAGGAATACGCCGAGGCACAGCCCCTGGCCGGCGCCCGTGTCACCGGTTCCCTGCACATGACCGTGCAGACCGCCGTCCTCATCGAGACCCTGACCGCCCTCGGCGCTCAGGTCCGCTGGGCGTCCTGCAACATCTTCTCCACCCAGGACCACGCCGCGGCCGCCATCGCCGTCGGCCCGAACGGCACGCCCGAGAACCCGCAGGGCATCCCCGTCTTCGCCTGGAAGGGCGAAACGCTGGAGGAGTACTGGTGGTGCACCGAGCAGGCACTGACCTGGCCGGGCACCTCCACCGGCGGCCCGAACATGATCCTGGACGACGGCGGTGACGCCACCCTCCTGGTCCACAAGGGCGTCGAGTACGAGAAGGACGGCAAGGTCCCCCCGGTCGACACCGCCGAGTCCGACGAGCACCGCGTCATCCTCGAACTCCTCACCCGCACGGTGAGCGAGAGTCCGCAGAAGTGGACCCAGCTGGCGTCCGAGATCCGCGGCGTGACCGAGGAGACCACGACCGGCGTCCACCGCCTGTACGAGATGCACCGCGACGGCACCCTCCTGTTCCCGGCGATCAACGTCAACGACGCCGTCACCAAGTCGAAGTTCGACAACAAGTACGGCTGCCGCCACTCCCTCGTCGACGGCCTCAACCGTGCCACCGACACCCTGATCGGCGGCAAGACCGCGGTCGTCTGCGGCTACGGCGACGTCGGCAAGGGATGCGCGGAGTCCCTGCGCGGCCAGGGCGCCCGCGTGATCATCACTGAGATCGACCCGATCTGCGCCCTGCAGGCGGCGATGGACGGCTACCAGGTCACGACGCTGGACGAGGTCGTCGACAAGGCCGACATCTTCGTCACCACAACCGGCAACAAGGACATCATCATGGCCTCGGACATGGCCAAGATGAAGCACCAGGCCATCGTCGGCAACATCGGCCACTTCGACAACGAGATCGACATGGCCGGCCTTGCCCGGACCCCCGGCATCGTCAAGGACGAGATCAAGCCGCAGGTACACACCTGGACCTACCCCGATGGCAAGGTCCTCATCGTCCTCTCCGAGGGCCGCCTGCTGAACCTGGGCAACGCCACCGGCCACCCGTCGTTCGTGATGTCCAACTCCTTCGCGGACCAGACCCTGGCCCAGATCGAGCTGTTCACCAAGCCCGACGAATACCCGACCGGCGTCTACGTGCTGCCCAAGCACCTGGACGAGAAGGTGGCCCGGCTCCACCTCGACGCGCTCGGCGTGAAACTGACCACCCTCCGTCCCGAGCAGGCCGAGTACATCGGTGTGACGGTCGAGGGTCCGTACAAGTCGGACCACTACCGCTACTGA
- a CDS encoding RDD family protein, whose amino-acid sequence MSELVTGEAVALELRPAKLPSRALAVLLDLAAAMTVYVVVTIALVASTSSLDQAAQTAIFLAAFLLLLVGGPIAVETLTHGRSLGKMACGLRVVRDDGGPIRFRHALVRGLIGVIEILMTMGVIACIASLVSSRGRRLGDVFAGTLVVRERLPVGPVGSVPPPPPWLAGRFSGLDLSAVPEGLWLAVRQYLTRMRQLDPQVGQAMAERLAADLADRTGAPVPQGVPAAAYLSAVVQERQARDARRAFGQGVGGAAAMGGGPVGAFGPAGPYAPPPVDRAAPPTAYPSTPASPAAPAAPASPAAPAAPPPAAEGPSTGFVPPA is encoded by the coding sequence GTGAGTGAGCTGGTGACGGGCGAGGCTGTGGCGTTGGAGCTGCGCCCCGCGAAGCTGCCCAGCAGAGCACTGGCCGTGCTGCTCGATCTGGCCGCGGCCATGACGGTCTATGTCGTGGTGACCATCGCACTGGTGGCTTCGACGTCTTCCCTGGACCAGGCGGCGCAGACGGCGATCTTCCTCGCGGCCTTTCTGTTGTTGCTGGTGGGCGGGCCGATCGCAGTGGAGACCCTCACCCATGGTCGATCGCTCGGGAAGATGGCCTGCGGCCTGCGGGTGGTGCGGGACGACGGTGGGCCGATCCGTTTCCGGCACGCGCTGGTGCGGGGACTGATCGGAGTGATCGAGATCCTGATGACGATGGGCGTCATCGCGTGCATCGCCTCGCTCGTGTCGTCGCGGGGGCGGCGGCTCGGGGACGTGTTCGCCGGGACCCTCGTCGTTCGGGAGAGGCTGCCGGTCGGGCCCGTGGGCTCGGTGCCACCGCCTCCGCCCTGGCTGGCCGGCCGGTTCTCGGGGCTCGATCTGTCCGCGGTGCCGGAGGGGCTGTGGCTCGCCGTACGCCAGTACCTGACGCGGATGCGGCAGCTGGACCCGCAGGTGGGGCAGGCGATGGCGGAGCGGCTGGCGGCGGATCTGGCGGACCGGACGGGGGCGCCGGTGCCTCAGGGCGTGCCGGCGGCGGCGTATCTGTCGGCAGTGGTGCAGGAGCGGCAGGCCCGGGATGCGCGGCGTGCCTTCGGGCAAGGTGTCGGTGGAGCGGCGGCCATGGGCGGCGGGCCGGTCGGCGCATTCGGACCGGCAGGTCCGTACGCCCCGCCGCCCGTCGATCGGGCAGCTCCACCGACCGCATACCCCTCCACCCCCGCTTCTCCGGCTGCTCCGGCTGCTCCGGCTTCCCCGGCTGCTCCGGCCGCTCCCCCGCCTGCGGCCGAGGGGCCGTCGACCGGGTTCGTTCCGCCGGCGTAG
- a CDS encoding stage II sporulation protein M encodes MDLDVFVSAHRAEWDRLDALLRRQRRLTGAEADELVLLYQRTATHLSLVQSAAPDPQLTGRLSQLVARARGAVTGTRRASWRDVTHFLSHSFPAAVYRARHWWVPTALLSTAVAALLGWWIGTHPEVQASLAAPAELRELTRPGGQYETYYSSNPAASFAAQVWTNNAWAAALCLILGVFLGLPVIWVLFTNMLNLGVGFGLMASAGRLDTFLGLVLPHGLLELTAVFVAAGTGLRLGWTLIDPGTRPRRRALAEEGRAALAMAIGLALVLFVSGAIEGFVTPSGLPTWARITIGVVAELAFLAYVYVLGGRAARAGETGDLETAERSAVVPTAA; translated from the coding sequence ATGGACCTGGACGTCTTCGTCTCCGCCCACCGCGCGGAGTGGGACCGCCTCGACGCCCTGCTCCGGCGCCAGCGTCGGCTGACCGGCGCCGAGGCCGACGAACTCGTCCTCCTCTACCAGCGCACGGCCACGCACCTTTCGCTGGTCCAGTCCGCAGCCCCCGACCCGCAGCTGACGGGGAGGCTCAGCCAACTGGTGGCACGCGCGCGTGGCGCCGTGACGGGGACCCGTCGCGCGTCCTGGAGAGACGTCACCCACTTCCTCTCGCACAGCTTCCCGGCCGCCGTGTACCGGGCACGCCACTGGTGGGTGCCCACCGCGCTCCTGTCCACCGCGGTCGCGGCCCTCCTCGGCTGGTGGATCGGTACCCATCCCGAAGTCCAGGCATCCCTTGCCGCACCCGCCGAGCTGCGCGAGCTCACCCGCCCCGGCGGCCAGTACGAGACGTACTACTCCAGCAACCCCGCGGCCTCGTTCGCCGCCCAGGTCTGGACGAACAACGCGTGGGCCGCTGCCCTCTGCCTGATCCTGGGTGTCTTCCTGGGCCTGCCGGTCATCTGGGTCCTCTTCACGAACATGCTCAACCTGGGGGTCGGCTTCGGACTGATGGCCTCCGCGGGGAGGCTCGACACCTTTCTCGGCCTCGTGCTGCCCCATGGCCTCCTCGAGCTGACCGCGGTCTTCGTCGCCGCCGGCACCGGCCTGCGCCTCGGCTGGACTCTCATCGACCCCGGGACACGCCCGCGGCGCAGAGCCCTCGCGGAGGAGGGCCGGGCAGCGTTGGCCATGGCGATCGGCCTCGCGCTGGTCCTTTTCGTCTCCGGCGCGATCGAAGGCTTCGTCACCCCGTCCGGCCTTCCCACCTGGGCCCGCATCACCATCGGAGTCGTCGCGGAGCTGGCCTTCCTGGCCTACGTCTATGTCCTGGGCGGACGCGCGGCGCGGGCCGGTGAGACCGGTGACCTGGAGACGGCCGAACGCAGCGCCGTCGTGCCGACGGCCGCCTGA
- a CDS encoding DUF58 domain-containing protein, with product MALTGRAALLAALGSLPVGLSEPGWAGLLAVNAPLAVACACDFALAAPVRRLGLSRSGDTSVRLGDSADITLTVTNTSRRPLRARIRDAWPPSSWQPGTEVAASRHRLTVPAGERRRVTTRLRPTRRGDRLADRVTVRSYGPLGLFARQGTHDVPWTVRVLPPFTSRKHLPSKLARLRELDGRTSVLTRGEGTEFDSLRAYVPGDDTRSIDWRATARQSAVAVRTWRPERDRHILLVLDTGRTSAGRVGDIPRLDASMDAALLLAALASRAGDRVDLVAHDRRLRALVQGRSAGDLLPSLVNAMAILEPELVETDARSLASTALRTAPRRSLIVLFTTLDAAPVEEGLLPVLAQLTQRHTVLLASVADPYLARMSHARGNTEAVYEAAAAAQARTERDRTAEQLRHHGVTVVEATPDDLAPTLADAYLALKAAGRL from the coding sequence ATGGCCCTCACCGGACGCGCCGCTCTCCTGGCTGCACTCGGCTCTCTCCCCGTCGGTCTCTCGGAGCCGGGCTGGGCGGGCCTGCTCGCCGTCAACGCCCCCCTGGCGGTGGCCTGTGCCTGCGACTTCGCCCTGGCCGCCCCCGTGCGCCGGCTCGGCCTCAGCCGCTCCGGCGACACCTCCGTACGCCTGGGCGACAGCGCCGACATCACCCTGACGGTCACCAACACGTCCCGCCGCCCGCTCCGGGCCCGTATCCGTGACGCCTGGCCCCCCAGCAGCTGGCAGCCCGGCACCGAGGTGGCAGCCTCCCGGCACCGCCTCACGGTCCCCGCGGGCGAACGCCGACGCGTCACCACCCGGCTGCGCCCTACCCGCCGCGGCGACCGTCTGGCCGACCGTGTCACCGTCCGGTCCTACGGTCCGCTCGGTCTCTTCGCACGCCAGGGCACCCATGACGTCCCCTGGACGGTCCGTGTGCTGCCGCCGTTCACCAGCCGCAAACACCTGCCCTCCAAACTGGCCCGGCTGCGCGAACTGGACGGCCGCACCAGCGTCCTCACCCGCGGCGAGGGCACGGAGTTCGACAGCCTGCGGGCATACGTCCCCGGCGACGACACCCGCTCCATCGACTGGCGTGCCACAGCCCGGCAGTCCGCCGTAGCGGTACGCACCTGGCGCCCCGAACGCGACCGGCACATCCTGTTGGTCCTCGACACCGGCCGCACCTCCGCGGGCCGGGTCGGCGACATCCCCCGCCTGGACGCATCCATGGACGCGGCCCTGCTCCTCGCGGCCCTCGCCTCCCGGGCCGGCGACCGCGTCGACCTCGTCGCCCACGACCGCCGCCTCCGCGCCCTCGTCCAGGGCCGCTCGGCAGGCGACCTCCTCCCTTCCCTGGTCAACGCCATGGCCATCCTCGAACCGGAGCTCGTCGAAACCGACGCCCGAAGCCTGGCGTCCACAGCCCTGCGCACAGCCCCTCGCCGCTCCCTGATCGTCCTTTTCACGACGCTCGACGCGGCCCCCGTCGAGGAGGGCCTGCTCCCCGTACTGGCCCAGCTCACCCAGCGCCACACAGTCCTGCTCGCCTCGGTCGCCGACCCGTACCTGGCACGGATGTCCCACGCCCGCGGAAACACCGAAGCCGTGTACGAGGCCGCGGCAGCAGCCCAGGCCCGGACGGAACGCGACCGCACCGCGGAACAGCTCCGCCACCACGGCGTCACAGTCGTCGAAGCAACCCCGGACGACCTGGCACCGACCCTGGCAGACGCCTACCTCGCCTTGAAGGCAGCGGGACGCCTCTGA
- a CDS encoding AAA family ATPase: MDPTTDNAAHTGDPAAARASLEALRAEIAKAVVGQDPAVTGLAVALLCRGHVLLEGVPGVAKTLLVRTLAAALDLDTKRVQFTPDLMPSDVTGSLVYDARTSGFSFQPGPVFTNLLLADEINRTPPKTQASLLEAMEERQVTVDGTSRPLPDPFLVAATQNPVEYEGTYPLPEAQLDRFLLKLTIPLPSRQDEINVLTRHTEGFNPHDLRAAGVRPVATAADLETARAAVAKTTVSPEITAYVVDICRATRESPSLALGVSPRGATALLSTARAWAWLTGRDYVIPDDVKALALPTLRHRVQLRPEAEMEGVTTDSVINAVLAHVPVPR, translated from the coding sequence ATGGACCCGACCACTGACAACGCCGCGCACACCGGGGACCCGGCCGCCGCCCGTGCCTCCCTGGAAGCCCTGCGCGCCGAGATCGCCAAAGCCGTGGTCGGCCAGGACCCCGCTGTCACCGGACTCGCCGTCGCCCTGCTGTGCCGCGGACACGTCCTCCTCGAAGGCGTCCCCGGGGTCGCCAAGACCCTGCTCGTCCGCACCCTCGCCGCGGCCCTCGACCTCGACACCAAGCGCGTCCAGTTCACCCCCGACCTGATGCCGAGCGACGTCACCGGCTCCCTGGTCTACGACGCACGGACCTCCGGGTTCTCCTTCCAGCCCGGCCCCGTCTTCACCAATCTCCTCCTCGCGGACGAGATCAACCGCACTCCCCCGAAGACCCAGGCATCCCTGCTGGAAGCCATGGAGGAGCGCCAGGTCACCGTCGACGGCACCTCCCGCCCCCTCCCCGACCCCTTCCTGGTCGCCGCCACCCAGAACCCCGTCGAGTACGAGGGCACCTACCCCCTCCCCGAGGCCCAGCTCGACCGCTTCCTCCTCAAACTCACGATCCCGCTGCCCTCACGCCAGGACGAGATCAACGTGCTCACCCGCCACACCGAGGGCTTCAACCCCCACGACCTGCGCGCCGCCGGCGTACGCCCCGTCGCCACCGCCGCCGATCTGGAAACCGCCCGCGCCGCGGTGGCGAAGACGACGGTGTCCCCCGAGATCACCGCCTACGTCGTCGACATCTGCCGCGCCACGCGCGAGTCGCCGTCCCTCGCCCTCGGCGTCTCCCCCCGAGGAGCCACCGCCCTCCTGTCCACCGCCCGCGCCTGGGCCTGGCTGACCGGACGCGACTACGTCATCCCCGACGACGTCAAGGCCCTCGCCCTCCCCACCCTCCGCCATCGCGTCCAGCTGCGCCCGGAAGCCGAGATGGAAGGCGTCACGACCGACTCGGTCATCAACGCGGTCCTCGCCCACGTCCCCGTCCCCCGCTGA
- a CDS encoding DUF4350 domain-containing protein, protein MTTEVPLPSTSASPTARQVWTRARGVALALALLAVAAVVIAVVRSDARHGELDPRSADPYGSRAVAELLADRGVDTRVVTTLEEASAAANPDTTLLVAVPDLLTHRQQSLLHSEFADSGSRTVLVSAGSTSVDRLAPGVIADPATSFGSTLDPVCDLPAAVRAGSADTGGLRYTTAHLGADECYPSERLATLLRIPAATGGGDTVLLGAPDILLNDRLDEHGNASLALQLLGSRPHLVWYLPSLTDASAASEEGRRSLFNLLPSGWLWGTAQLFVAAALAALWRARRLGPLVPERLPVAIRASETVEGRARLYRKANARDRAATALRSTTRTRLAPLVGVPVSQAHTPETLLPSLSTRLHGDGQSLRDLLFGPPPGDDAALITLADRLDALEREVRRP, encoded by the coding sequence ATGACGACCGAGGTCCCGCTCCCCTCCACCTCGGCCTCGCCCACCGCCCGCCAGGTGTGGACCCGCGCGCGAGGCGTCGCCCTCGCGCTCGCGCTGCTGGCCGTGGCGGCCGTCGTCATCGCCGTGGTGCGCTCCGACGCCCGCCACGGCGAACTCGACCCGCGCTCCGCCGACCCCTACGGCAGCCGTGCGGTCGCCGAACTCCTCGCCGACCGCGGCGTGGACACGCGCGTGGTCACCACCCTGGAAGAGGCGTCCGCCGCCGCGAACCCGGACACGACCCTCCTGGTGGCTGTCCCCGACCTCCTGACACACCGCCAGCAGTCGCTGCTGCACTCCGAGTTCGCCGACTCCGGCAGCCGCACCGTCCTGGTCTCCGCCGGCAGCACGTCCGTCGACCGGCTCGCCCCGGGCGTCATCGCCGACCCGGCCACCAGCTTCGGCTCGACCCTCGACCCGGTCTGCGACCTGCCCGCCGCCGTCCGCGCGGGCTCCGCCGACACGGGCGGCCTGCGCTACACCACCGCCCATCTCGGCGCCGACGAGTGCTACCCCAGCGAGCGCCTGGCCACCCTGCTGCGCATCCCGGCGGCCACCGGAGGCGGCGACACGGTCCTCCTCGGAGCCCCCGACATCCTTCTCAACGACCGCCTCGACGAGCACGGCAACGCCTCGCTCGCCCTCCAGCTCCTCGGCTCCCGTCCGCATCTCGTCTGGTACCTCCCCTCGCTCACCGACGCCTCCGCCGCATCCGAAGAGGGCCGACGCAGCCTCTTCAACCTGCTTCCCTCCGGTTGGCTCTGGGGCACCGCGCAGCTCTTCGTCGCGGCAGCCCTGGCCGCCCTGTGGCGGGCACGCCGGCTCGGCCCGCTCGTCCCCGAAAGACTCCCCGTCGCGATCCGCGCCTCCGAGACCGTCGAAGGCCGCGCCCGCCTCTACCGCAAGGCGAATGCCCGCGACCGCGCGGCCACCGCTCTGCGCTCCACCACCCGCACGCGCCTCGCCCCTCTCGTAGGTGTCCCCGTGTCCCAGGCGCACACGCCCGAGACCCTGCTTCCCTCCCTGTCCACCCGCCTCCACGGCGACGGGCAGTCCCTGCGCGATCTCCTGTTCGGCCCGCCGCCCGGCGACGACGCAGCCCTGATCACCCTCGCCGACCGACTCGACGCCCTCGAAAGAGAGGTACGCCGTCCATGA
- a CDS encoding DUF4129 domain-containing protein has translation MLTSAPTLPEAAGSTVLALPRGDGGPPVTLPRDPAREAARRELSKQMYHENDPSWFQRALDAFWEWVGKLFDVASTAAPGGTLGLIVVAVAVLAVLGVLGWRLGTPRRRPASAPVLFDDRPRSAAEHRAAAEAHAAQAHWNQAVQERMRALVRALEERALLDLHPGRTADEAAAEAGRALPAHTGRLHTAARSFDDVAYGGRTATEESYRQLTELDRDLERTKPRLASTSAGNQNHSDTGDDARQGAAG, from the coding sequence GTGCTCACATCGGCGCCGACGCTGCCCGAAGCCGCCGGCAGCACAGTCCTGGCGCTGCCGCGCGGTGACGGCGGGCCGCCCGTCACCCTCCCGCGCGACCCCGCACGGGAGGCTGCCCGGCGCGAACTGTCCAAGCAGATGTACCACGAGAACGACCCCAGTTGGTTCCAGCGAGCCCTGGACGCCTTCTGGGAGTGGGTCGGCAAGCTGTTCGACGTCGCCTCCACCGCCGCGCCCGGCGGCACACTCGGGCTGATCGTCGTCGCCGTCGCCGTGCTTGCCGTCCTGGGTGTCCTGGGGTGGCGCCTGGGCACCCCACGCCGCCGGCCGGCCTCCGCGCCCGTCCTGTTCGACGACCGCCCCCGCAGCGCCGCCGAACACCGCGCGGCCGCCGAGGCACACGCAGCCCAGGCCCACTGGAACCAGGCCGTCCAGGAGCGCATGCGCGCCCTCGTCCGCGCCCTGGAGGAACGCGCCCTGCTCGACCTCCACCCCGGCCGCACCGCCGACGAGGCCGCCGCGGAGGCCGGCCGCGCCCTGCCCGCCCACACCGGCCGACTGCACACCGCGGCCCGGAGCTTCGACGACGTGGCATACGGCGGCCGCACCGCGACGGAGGAGTCGTACCGGCAGCTCACCGAACTCGACCGCGACCTGGAACGGACCAAACCCCGGCTCGCGAGCACCTCCGCCGGCAACCAGAACCACAGCGACACGGGCGACGACGCCCGCCAGGGAGCCGCCGGATGA
- the mtnA gene encoding S-methyl-5-thioribose-1-phosphate isomerase has protein sequence MADQYAHSGDHKRPTEIPVIRWEELPEGPVLVLLDQTRLPAEEVESVCTDVPALVEAIGSLAVRGAPLLGIAGAYGVALAAARGFDVDGAATALEGARPTAVNLGVGVRRALDAYRDVLARGGDLQEAAGAALAAARQLHREDAEASARMAGHGLALLDELMPGGRHRILTHCNTGSLVSGGEGTAFAVALAAHRSGRLRRLWVDETRPLLQGARLTAYEAAHSGMAYTLLTDSAAGSLFAAGEVDAVVIGADRIAADGSVANKVGSYPLAVLARYHHVPFIVVAPVTTVDAQTPDGASIEIEQRPGHEVTEVTAPQVPVAGTEAGGGILVAPLGTQAYNPAFDVTPPELVTAIVTEEGAVSPVTAEALAELCARSRQVTNS, from the coding sequence ATGGCTGATCAGTACGCACACAGCGGCGACCACAAGCGGCCGACCGAGATCCCGGTGATCCGTTGGGAGGAACTACCGGAAGGGCCCGTTCTGGTGCTCCTCGACCAGACCAGACTGCCGGCCGAGGAGGTCGAGTCCGTCTGCACGGACGTCCCCGCGCTCGTGGAGGCGATCGGCTCGCTCGCCGTGCGCGGTGCGCCGCTGCTGGGCATCGCGGGGGCGTACGGCGTCGCTCTCGCCGCCGCACGGGGCTTCGACGTGGACGGCGCCGCGACCGCGCTGGAGGGCGCCCGGCCCACCGCGGTGAACCTCGGGGTGGGGGTACGCCGGGCCCTGGACGCCTACCGGGACGTCCTCGCCCGCGGCGGTGATCTCCAGGAGGCGGCCGGGGCGGCGCTGGCCGCGGCACGGCAGCTGCACCGGGAGGATGCCGAGGCCAGCGCCCGGATGGCCGGGCACGGGCTGGCACTGCTGGACGAGCTGATGCCCGGCGGCAGGCACCGGATCCTCACCCACTGCAACACCGGTTCGCTGGTGTCGGGCGGAGAGGGCACGGCGTTCGCGGTGGCGCTGGCGGCGCACCGGTCGGGCCGGCTCAGGCGGCTGTGGGTGGACGAAACGCGTCCCTTGCTGCAAGGTGCTCGCCTGACGGCATACGAGGCCGCCCATAGCGGCATGGCGTACACGCTGCTCACCGACAGTGCGGCGGGATCGCTGTTCGCGGCGGGCGAGGTGGACGCGGTGGTGATAGGGGCGGACCGCATCGCGGCCGACGGCTCGGTGGCGAACAAGGTGGGGAGCTATCCGCTCGCGGTGCTCGCGCGATACCACCATGTGCCGTTCATAGTGGTGGCACCGGTGACGACGGTCGATGCCCAGACACCGGACGGGGCGTCCATCGAGATCGAGCAGCGCCCTGGACATGAAGTGACCGAGGTCACGGCACCGCAGGTGCCGGTGGCCGGAACCGAAGCGGGAGGCGGGATTCTTGTGGCACCCCTGGGGACCCAGGCGTACAACCCGGCGTTCGACGTGACACCACCAGAGCTGGTCACGGCGATCGTCACGGAGGAAGGTGCCGTCTCACCCGTGACGGCAGAGGCCCTGGCCGAGTTGTGTGCCAGGTCACGCCAGGTCACGAATAGCTAA
- the mtrA gene encoding two-component system response regulator MtrA, whose protein sequence is MMSFMKGRVLVVDDDTALAEMLGIVLRGEGFEPFFVADGDKALAAFREAKPDLVLLDLMLPGRDGIEVCRLIRAESGVPIVMLTAKSDTVDVVVGLESGADDYIVKPFKPKELVARIRARLRRSEEPAPEQLAIGDLVIDVAGHSVKREGQSIALTPLEFDLLVALARKPWQVFTREVLLEQVWGYRHAADTRLVNVHVQRLRSKVEKDPERPEIVVTVRGVGYKAGPS, encoded by the coding sequence ATGATGTCGTTTATGAAGGGACGAGTCCTTGTCGTCGACGACGACACCGCACTGGCCGAGATGCTCGGCATTGTGCTGCGTGGTGAAGGTTTTGAGCCGTTTTTCGTAGCCGACGGCGACAAGGCGCTGGCCGCTTTCCGTGAGGCCAAGCCCGATCTGGTGCTGCTGGATCTGATGCTGCCCGGCCGGGACGGCATCGAGGTGTGCCGCCTGATCAGGGCGGAGTCCGGGGTGCCGATCGTGATGCTCACGGCGAAGAGCGACACCGTCGATGTCGTGGTGGGGCTGGAGTCCGGCGCCGACGACTACATTGTCAAGCCGTTCAAGCCGAAGGAACTGGTCGCCCGGATCCGGGCACGGCTGCGCAGGTCGGAGGAGCCCGCGCCGGAACAGCTCGCCATCGGCGACCTGGTGATCGACGTGGCCGGGCACTCGGTGAAGCGGGAGGGACAGTCGATCGCGCTGACCCCCCTGGAGTTCGACCTGCTGGTCGCGCTGGCCCGCAAGCCGTGGCAGGTGTTCACACGTGAGGTGCTCCTCGAGCAGGTCTGGGGGTATCGCCACGCGGCCGACACCCGGCTGGTGAACGTCCATGTCCAGCGGCTGCGCTCCAAGGTCGAGAAGGACCCGGAGAGGCCGGAGATCGTGGTGACCGTCCGTGGGGTCGGCTACAAGGCAGGGCCGAGCTGA